In one Tepidibacillus fermentans genomic region, the following are encoded:
- a CDS encoding acyl-CoA dehydratase activase-related protein, with the protein MKGGDESLRIGIPRALLYYYYAPFWKPFFEELGVEVVISDETNKGIVNRGVREAVSEICVPIKIFIGHSLNLLRKGVDYIFVPRMVSISPLEFFCPKFMGLPDMLRHGVNKLEDKILTCQIQSMDDDISDYRLYLPLADILGVTEEQMKESAAKAREEWLAFRMYSKMGHTIPEALNLVENIPISKRKEASHPAIKIGVLGYVYNIYDSFVSMDVIEKLRDLQVSFITFDMLEEQDLKNEIQDIRKPLFWTFTNKLLGAGYRFFSNREVDGVIHITAFGCGPDSMLSKLFEIRSNETGVPFMMIRVDEHTGENHLQTRIEAFVDMLKRKKRVG; encoded by the coding sequence ATGAAAGGCGGTGATGAGTCGTTGCGGATTGGGATTCCAAGGGCACTATTATATTATTACTATGCTCCATTTTGGAAACCATTCTTCGAAGAATTGGGAGTTGAAGTGGTGATTTCAGACGAAACCAATAAAGGGATCGTAAATCGTGGTGTACGTGAAGCTGTTTCTGAGATTTGTGTACCAATCAAAATTTTTATTGGTCATAGTTTAAATTTGCTAAGAAAAGGGGTCGATTATATTTTTGTACCAAGGATGGTCTCGATCTCTCCTTTAGAATTTTTCTGTCCAAAATTCATGGGATTACCTGATATGTTGCGACATGGAGTAAATAAACTTGAGGATAAAATTTTAACTTGTCAGATTCAATCCATGGATGATGATATTTCCGATTATCGTCTATATCTGCCACTCGCTGACATTTTGGGGGTAACAGAAGAACAAATGAAAGAGTCTGCAGCAAAAGCTAGGGAAGAATGGCTAGCTTTTCGCATGTATAGCAAGATGGGTCATACGATTCCTGAAGCACTCAATTTAGTAGAAAATATTCCAATTTCTAAACGGAAAGAAGCTTCTCATCCAGCCATTAAAATTGGGGTTCTTGGCTATGTATATAATATTTATGACTCATTTGTCAGTATGGATGTGATTGAAAAACTAAGAGATCTACAAGTTTCATTCATTACATTTGATATGTTGGAAGAACAAGACTTAAAAAATGAGATTCAAGATATCCGAAAGCCATTATTTTGGACATTTACGAATAAATTATTAGGGGCAGGTTATCGTTTTTTTTCAAATCGTGAAGTAGATGGCGTGATTCATATCACGGCGTTTGGCTGTGGTCCTGATTCCATGTTAAGTAAATTGTTTGAGATCCGATCCAATGAGACAGGAGTTCCGTTTATGATGATTCGAGTGGATGAACATACTGGAGAAAACCATCTCCAAACGAGAATAGAGGCCTTTGTAGACATGTTGAAACGAAAAAA
- a CDS encoding ABC transporter ATP-binding protein, translating into MLKVENVNVYYGAIHALKDVSIQVNEGEIVTLIGANGAGKTTLLKTLSGLLTPKTGTITFLGKDITGIHAPEIVKSGLIHCPEGRRVFANLSVEENLELGAYLRKDREVKEDMEQIYSRFPRLRERKRQQAGTLSGGEQQMLAIGRALMGRPKLLLLDEPSMGLAPILVQEIFNIIQEINQSGTTVLLVEQNANQALKIANRAYVLETGKIVLSGAANVLRASEDVKKAYLGA; encoded by the coding sequence ATGTTAAAGGTAGAGAATGTAAACGTTTATTATGGTGCCATTCATGCATTAAAAGATGTTAGCATTCAGGTAAATGAGGGAGAGATTGTTACACTGATCGGAGCAAATGGTGCGGGGAAAACGACATTATTAAAAACTTTATCAGGCCTATTAACTCCGAAAACAGGTACAATTACTTTTTTAGGTAAAGATATAACTGGAATTCATGCTCCTGAAATCGTAAAATCTGGATTGATACATTGTCCAGAAGGGAGAAGGGTATTTGCGAATCTATCTGTTGAGGAAAATCTCGAACTTGGAGCATATTTGCGTAAGGATCGGGAAGTAAAGGAAGATATGGAACAAATCTATTCCCGATTCCCAAGATTACGTGAACGAAAAAGACAACAAGCAGGAACTTTATCTGGCGGAGAACAGCAAATGTTAGCAATTGGTAGAGCATTAATGGGAAGACCTAAGTTACTTCTTCTCGATGAGCCATCGATGGGATTAGCCCCAATTCTTGTTCAAGAGATTTTCAACATTATTCAAGAGATTAATCAATCAGGTACAACGGTTTTATTAGTCGAACAAAATGCGAATCAAGCTTTGAAAATTGCTAATCGAGCTTACGTGTTGGAAACAGGCAAGATCGTTCTATCAGGAGCTGCTAATGTTTTGAGAGCTTCAGAAGATGTGAAAAAGGCCTACTTAGGCGCTTAG
- a CDS encoding VUT family protein, with the protein MSIVLYIAGIILANVVTAQFAPMHFGPFIVPMGTFLIGLTFMLRDRVQFIYGRKKTYLIILLALILSAITSRFLGDTLWIVIASAISFLISESTDTEIYTRLKVAIEYKVFWSGIVGGLLDSSIFVIIGLSPLTTGILPWNFIPMAILGQILFKSLMQMLGLLVLKTILRKNNFENILGKKEGEFYGKS; encoded by the coding sequence GTGAGTATTGTATTGTACATTGCGGGAATTATTCTAGCTAATGTTGTTACTGCGCAATTTGCGCCCATGCATTTTGGCCCATTTATAGTTCCTATGGGGACATTTTTGATTGGGTTAACCTTTATGCTTCGTGACCGAGTTCAATTTATTTATGGGAGGAAAAAGACTTATCTTATTATTCTTCTTGCACTTATATTATCCGCGATCACTTCTAGATTTTTAGGGGATACATTATGGATTGTGATTGCATCCGCAATTTCCTTTTTAATTTCTGAATCTACGGATACTGAAATTTACACAAGACTAAAAGTAGCAATAGAATATAAAGTATTCTGGTCGGGAATTGTCGGTGGACTTTTGGACAGTAGTATTTTTGTAATTATTGGGCTATCTCCATTGACAACAGGGATATTACCTTGGAATTTCATTCCTATGGCAATTTTAGGACAAATTTTATTTAAATCTTTAATGCAAATGCTAGGTCTTCTCGTTTTAAAAACCATTCTTCGAAAAAATAACTTTGAAAACATACTGGGGAAGAAAGAAGGGGAATTCTATGGCAAAAGTTGA
- the queF gene encoding preQ(1) synthase, translating into MAKVEVNHEKYKNIRFDIEDESVILVDILETIPYEYVGKDIEVTIPTTEFTSVCPWSGLPDFADIKITYIPNEKLIEMKSLKYYLTSYRNVGIYQEHATNRILEDLVRLCDPKWMKVEAVWNARGGLGTVVIAEYPRKEVQNS; encoded by the coding sequence ATGGCAAAAGTTGAAGTTAATCATGAAAAGTACAAAAATATTCGTTTTGATATTGAAGATGAAAGTGTAATCTTAGTTGATATATTAGAAACCATTCCTTATGAATATGTTGGTAAAGATATTGAAGTAACGATACCAACTACTGAATTTACTTCTGTTTGCCCTTGGTCTGGCTTACCTGATTTTGCAGATATCAAAATCACCTATATACCTAATGAAAAACTGATTGAGATGAAATCCCTAAAGTATTATTTAACATCTTATCGAAATGTAGGAATCTACCAAGAGCATGCTACGAATCGGATTTTAGAAGATTTGGTTCGGTTATGTGATCCAAAATGGATGAAGGTTGAAGCGGTATGGAATGCACGGGGTGGCTTAGGAACTGTTGTTATCGCAGAATATCCAAGAAAGGAAGTACAGAATTCATAA
- a CDS encoding branched-chain amino acid ABC transporter permease: MMRKNKNFIIGVLISLFIYLVIQVLISMGILSDFWISTIILISINIILGVSLNLINGFTGQFSIGHAGFMSIGAYLSAIMTLDFNLPFPLALLVGGIAATMAGFLIGVPSLRLKGDYLAIATLGFGEIIRIIWLNTEYVGGASGLSGIPALTNWTWVFIWMMITILVVNNFVNSTHGRACISIRENEIAAEAMGIHTTKYKVIAFMIGSFFAGIAGGLSAHMFYIINPNSFNFMKSFEILVIVVLGGLGSTSGSIIGAIVLTMIFTLLQDYPEIRMIIYSLLLILMMIFRPKGLMGTREFSFQLKKRGEQYGKHTSA; the protein is encoded by the coding sequence ATGATGAGAAAAAATAAAAACTTTATTATAGGTGTCCTTATAAGTTTATTTATTTATTTGGTTATTCAAGTCCTTATCTCCATGGGAATATTGAGTGATTTTTGGATTTCAACGATTATTTTAATTTCGATTAACATTATTCTGGGCGTATCGTTAAATCTTATCAATGGATTTACTGGGCAATTTTCGATTGGACATGCTGGATTTATGTCAATTGGTGCCTATCTATCAGCCATCATGACGCTTGATTTTAATCTACCTTTTCCCTTAGCTCTTCTTGTTGGTGGGATTGCTGCCACAATGGCTGGTTTCCTGATTGGTGTCCCATCATTACGTTTAAAGGGAGATTATCTCGCAATCGCCACTTTAGGGTTTGGTGAGATTATTCGAATTATCTGGCTAAATACCGAATATGTGGGTGGAGCTTCTGGATTAAGTGGAATTCCTGCTCTAACGAATTGGACATGGGTGTTTATCTGGATGATGATCACAATTCTTGTGGTAAATAATTTTGTCAATTCGACCCATGGACGTGCGTGTATATCGATACGTGAAAATGAAATAGCGGCTGAAGCAATGGGGATTCATACGACCAAATATAAGGTAATTGCATTTATGATCGGTTCTTTCTTTGCTGGAATTGCTGGGGGGTTATCTGCTCATATGTTTTATATCATTAACCCCAACAGTTTTAACTTTATGAAATCTTTTGAAATTTTAGTTATAGTGGTTTTAGGAGGGTTAGGTAGCACATCGGGTTCCATTATTGGTGCTATTGTCCTTACGATGATTTTTACCCTTCTGCAAGATTATCCTGAAATTCGAATGATCATCTACTCTCTTCTATTAATACTCATGATGATCTTTCGACCAAAAGGTTTAATGGGCACTCGTGAATTTTCTTTTCAGTTAAAGAAGAGGGGAGAACAATATGGCAAACACACTTCTGCTTGA
- a CDS encoding aldehyde ferredoxin oxidoreductase family protein — protein MKILRIDMGTLRVTEVDAEKYQRLGGRALTSRIVHDEVPPTAHPLGPYNKLIFANGLLTGSGASSTDRYSIGAKSPLTGGIKESNAGGISGLKLGRLGIRALIFEGVREDFKIIYISKDKISFDDASPILGKDLSEATKWLREKYGKNIAVWLIGVAGEQKMNLAAIAGQDKEGYPTRFNGRGGLGAVAGSKGIKAIVLDDSGIDRSKPKDKDRFRQAMKQYHTWLMETPGTAKIFPELGTSALVRTTNSLGALPTRNFSTGSFEKYEQISGETLRETIIERSGEGSPTHACMPGCIIRCSNVFVDKAGKRVTSPLEYENIGLLGSNLGIGNLDDIAEINRLCNEYGIDTIETGGALGVLMSQNIISFGDVGGVIQALQEIKKGGFLGKIIGGGAEIVGKLYGAYRVPTVKGQSMPAYDPRAIKGLGVTYSTSPMGADHTAGQTVRAQIDHHSPIGQVKTSLEAQETAPIFDSTGLCFFSGGAIAGRWDLVADLITAYTGMQFSGEQLLQLGKETLRIEHEFNRMAGFTKAHDRLPEYFYHEINEASQTVFDVPQDEVEAIGVEGYGRSHHR, from the coding sequence ATGAAAATATTAAGAATTGATATGGGAACTCTGCGAGTTACTGAAGTTGATGCAGAAAAATACCAAAGACTAGGTGGAAGAGCTTTAACTTCAAGAATTGTTCATGATGAGGTTCCCCCAACTGCTCATCCTCTTGGACCTTATAACAAGCTTATTTTTGCAAACGGGTTATTAACTGGGTCTGGAGCATCTAGCACAGACCGATATTCAATCGGGGCTAAAAGTCCTTTAACAGGCGGTATTAAAGAGAGCAATGCAGGTGGAATTTCTGGTTTGAAGTTAGGTAGACTAGGAATTCGTGCCCTTATTTTCGAAGGGGTACGAGAAGATTTTAAGATCATCTACATTTCTAAAGACAAAATTTCCTTTGATGATGCTTCACCCATCCTTGGAAAAGATTTAAGTGAAGCAACGAAATGGTTACGAGAAAAATACGGAAAAAATATCGCTGTTTGGCTGATCGGAGTTGCTGGTGAACAAAAAATGAACCTAGCAGCGATTGCAGGTCAGGACAAAGAAGGGTATCCGACTCGTTTTAATGGCCGAGGAGGATTAGGCGCTGTTGCAGGTTCAAAAGGAATAAAAGCGATTGTCTTAGATGATTCGGGGATTGATCGCAGCAAACCAAAAGATAAAGATCGGTTCAGACAAGCAATGAAACAGTATCACACTTGGCTCATGGAAACACCAGGTACGGCCAAGATTTTTCCAGAGTTAGGTACCTCCGCATTAGTAAGGACTACGAACAGTTTAGGTGCACTTCCAACCAGGAATTTCTCAACAGGTTCCTTTGAAAAATATGAACAAATCTCAGGCGAAACCTTACGAGAAACGATTATTGAACGCAGTGGCGAAGGTTCCCCTACCCATGCTTGTATGCCTGGTTGTATCATCCGTTGTTCCAATGTTTTTGTGGATAAAGCAGGTAAGAGAGTTACTTCTCCATTAGAATATGAAAATATTGGGTTACTTGGTTCAAATCTTGGAATCGGTAATCTGGACGATATTGCAGAAATCAATCGCTTATGTAATGAATACGGAATTGATACGATTGAAACAGGAGGAGCACTAGGTGTATTGATGTCACAAAACATCATTTCATTTGGAGATGTTGGTGGCGTTATTCAAGCTTTACAGGAAATCAAAAAGGGAGGTTTTTTGGGTAAAATCATTGGTGGCGGGGCCGAAATTGTAGGAAAATTATATGGTGCATACCGTGTTCCAACTGTGAAAGGCCAATCGATGCCTGCCTATGACCCAAGGGCGATTAAAGGGTTGGGGGTAACCTACTCCACTTCGCCAATGGGTGCAGACCATACTGCAGGTCAAACCGTCAGAGCACAAATCGATCATCATTCTCCAATTGGGCAGGTGAAAACTTCCTTAGAAGCACAGGAAACGGCCCCTATTTTTGATTCAACTGGTCTGTGTTTCTTTAGTGGTGGAGCGATTGCAGGAAGGTGGGATCTCGTAGCTGATCTCATTACAGCTTATACAGGAATGCAATTTTCTGGCGAACAGCTTTTACAATTAGGAAAAGAAACATTAAGGATTGAACATGAGTTTAACCGCATGGCTGGTTTTACCAAAGCTCATGACCGATTACCTGAATATTTCTATCATGAGATCAATGAAGCTTCACAAACGGTCTTTGATGTTCCTCAAGATGAAGTAGAAGCAATAGGAGTGGAAGGGTATGGTCGTTCACATCATCGCTAA
- a CDS encoding branched-chain amino acid ABC transporter permease — protein MEYITQQLINGISVGSIYALIALGYTMVYGIIKLINFAHGDIFMVGAFVGLVSAKMFQVQGFDPIWVFIFSILLSMIVSAILGVIIERIAYKPLRNASRISILITAIGVSFLLENGGIFFIGPQAQGFPEIIPKKQYHLFGSIQLDSNQIMILGVTFLLMVLLQLIVHKTKIGKAMRAVSFDMEAAHLMGINVNTTISATFAIGSALAAAAGVIYGMTYNSFDPLMGIIPGLKAFVAAVLGGIGIIPGAFIGGLFLGIIETTVSSIGYSLWRDGVAFAILILILIFKPSGLFGKNVREKV, from the coding sequence ATGGAATATATCACCCAGCAACTGATCAATGGCATTTCAGTAGGAAGTATTTATGCTCTCATTGCTTTAGGATATACGATGGTTTATGGAATTATTAAATTAATTAATTTTGCTCATGGTGATATTTTTATGGTTGGAGCATTTGTTGGATTAGTGTCGGCAAAAATGTTTCAAGTTCAAGGATTTGATCCGATATGGGTTTTTATTTTTTCCATCCTCTTATCGATGATCGTAAGTGCAATTTTGGGCGTAATCATTGAAAGAATTGCATACAAGCCTTTACGGAATGCATCAAGAATTTCTATTCTCATCACCGCGATTGGTGTCTCTTTCCTTCTTGAAAATGGGGGAATTTTCTTCATTGGACCTCAAGCACAGGGGTTTCCGGAAATTATTCCCAAAAAACAATATCATCTATTTGGATCCATTCAATTGGATTCTAATCAGATTATGATTTTAGGAGTAACCTTTTTGCTCATGGTACTCTTACAACTCATTGTTCATAAAACGAAAATTGGAAAAGCGATGCGGGCTGTTTCTTTTGATATGGAAGCCGCTCACTTAATGGGTATTAATGTAAATACGACGATCTCAGCAACATTTGCTATTGGGTCTGCTCTTGCAGCTGCAGCAGGAGTTATCTATGGAATGACTTACAATTCTTTTGATCCATTGATGGGGATTATCCCAGGGCTAAAGGCGTTTGTTGCAGCAGTATTAGGTGGAATTGGGATCATTCCAGGGGCCTTTATAGGGGGATTATTTCTTGGAATAATTGAGACGACTGTATCCTCTATTGGTTATTCGCTTTGGCGTGATGGTGTTGCATTTGCGATTCTTATTCTCATTCTCATCTTTAAACCTTCTGGTCTATTTGGCAAGAATGTACGAGAGAAAGTGTAG
- a CDS encoding MoaD/ThiS family protein: protein MVVHIIANLPYLQHLNGKYRLEQSITVINWLEGLGVKWDVDALVILNGRISRGDEILQDQDQIQLLVPISGG, encoded by the coding sequence ATGGTCGTTCACATCATCGCTAATCTCCCTTATTTACAACATTTAAATGGAAAATATCGATTAGAACAATCTATAACAGTAATCAATTGGCTAGAAGGTTTAGGAGTTAAATGGGATGTTGATGCATTAGTGATCCTCAATGGTAGGATTTCTAGAGGAGATGAAATACTACAAGATCAAGATCAAATCCAGCTCCTTGTCCCTATTTCTGGAGGGTAA
- a CDS encoding ABC transporter ATP-binding protein — MANTLLLDVKQVSRSFGGLKAVSDVSIQIYQGELIGLIGPNGAGKTTLFNLLTGVYEPSEGQILFKQESIGGLKPYKITQKGAARTFQNIRLFGNLSVLDNVKIAYHQRSKHSIFASIFRLPSHFKGEQEMTEQGMELLKIFRLDHKKDELAKNLPYGEQRRLEIARALATRPKLLLLDEPAAGMNPQETQELMQLIRWIRKEFDLTILLIEHDMSLVMNVCDRIYVLDQGQLIAQGTPAEIQLNPRVIEAYLGQEV; from the coding sequence ATGGCAAACACACTTCTGCTTGATGTGAAACAAGTGAGTCGCTCGTTTGGTGGACTAAAGGCAGTATCCGATGTATCCATACAAATCTATCAAGGTGAATTAATTGGATTAATCGGGCCAAATGGAGCAGGAAAAACAACACTTTTCAATTTACTTACAGGAGTCTACGAACCTTCAGAAGGTCAAATTCTCTTTAAACAAGAATCAATTGGCGGCCTAAAACCATATAAGATCACGCAAAAAGGTGCAGCGCGGACTTTCCAAAATATTCGTTTATTTGGCAATCTTTCTGTTTTGGATAATGTGAAAATTGCTTACCATCAACGTTCAAAACATTCAATTTTCGCATCTATTTTTCGTTTACCTTCCCATTTTAAAGGAGAACAAGAAATGACCGAACAAGGAATGGAACTATTAAAGATTTTTCGACTGGATCACAAAAAAGACGAATTGGCAAAGAATCTTCCATATGGTGAACAACGTCGTTTAGAGATTGCTAGAGCATTGGCCACTCGTCCGAAACTACTTCTGCTTGATGAACCAGCCGCGGGAATGAATCCCCAAGAAACACAAGAATTAATGCAATTAATTCGGTGGATTCGGAAGGAATTCGATTTAACCATTTTATTAATTGAACATGATATGTCTTTAGTCATGAACGTGTGTGATCGAATTTATGTACTGGATCAAGGTCAACTCATTGCCCAAGGAACACCTGCTGAGATTCAATTAAATCCGAGAGTGATTGAAGCTTATTTGGGACAGGAGGTGTAA